AGTGGTAACAGCCATCGCAGCGTTAAATCTGGTGCTGGATTTTGATTTAATAGAACAATCGGCAGCAGCAAGGGCTCCTAAGTTTATGGAGTGGTACGGCGCTTTCGCACTCTTAGTTACGCTGGTTTGGCTGTATCTTGAGATTTTGCGTCTGCTTCAGATATTAAGAGAAATGAACAACGATTAGTGAGGACTTAACGATAAAGAAAATGCCTGAGGGCTCTCTGTATAGCTGAGAAATCCTCTTGTTGCTAACTGAACTGGCCACTTATATATTCTTTTGTATATTTTTCTTTAGGATCGTCAAAAATCTGTCTTGAATCACCAAATTCTACAAGATAACCGGTGCGTCCACCCTCCGATGTATCCACGTAAAGGAATCCGGTATCGTCGGCAACTCTCTGTGCCTGCTGAAGGTTATGCGTAACGATTGCTATGGTATAACGTGTTTTCAGCTCCAGCATGAGTTCCTCGATTTTACGTGTGGCTATTGGGTCAAGGGCAGAACATGGCTCGTCCATCAACAGCACCTGCGGGTCGGTAGCTATTGCTCTTGCAATGCAAAGCCGCTGTTGCTGTCCTCCGGAGAGTGAAAGCCCGCTCTTTTGGAGCTTGTCACTGACCTCGTCCCACAGTGCGGCACGTCTCAGTGCCTCCTCCACCTTTTCTGCAACCGATCCCTTGTATCTGTTAAGTTTCAACCCGAAGGCTACATTATTGTAAACGCTCATGGCAAATGGGTTTGGCTGTTGAAACACCATGCCTATAAAACGGCGTACGGATACTGCATCAACTGAGGGGTGATATATATCACGCCCCACAAAGTGTACGTGTCCTCTGAAGCGGAAGCCGCGTACAATATCGTTCATCCTGTTAAGGCAGCGCAAAACCGTGCTCTTACCACACCCTGAGGGGCCTATAAAGGCAGTTATCCGATTTCTTTTTATTGGAATATGTGTGTCCCGTACCGCTTTGAAAGTACCATAGTGAAGGTCCTTTATATTGCAGTCTATTACTACGTCGTTGTCACCGGTATTGTGAGACATGACGGCTTGAGTGGACATTTTATTATCTTTTTCTAAATCCATTACATTTATATCTCCTTATTGATTCATAATTCGGCGACGGGAAAAAAACTGTCCTGTAAGATTTGTTATCAACACCATGCCAACCAACACCAGTGCAGCTGTCCATGCCAGATTTACCTGGTTTTCAAAAGGAACACCGGCAAAGTTATAGATAAGCACGGCAAGCGACGCGGTTGGCTGCTTTAAATCTGTCAGCCCGTTTAAGCCAGGCCAATAATTTGAAAACAGTGCCGTAAAAAGCAGAGGCGCGGTCTCACCAGCTGCACGCGCCAAAGCAAGAATAACGCCAGTAAGAATACCGGGTAAAGCCGTTGGCAGTAACACCATCCAAACAGTCTGAGCCTCTGTGGTTCCCATGCCGATGGCTGCTTCTTTCATCTTTAATGGCACCATCCGGATAGCTTCCTCAGACGTAAGAATAATTGTGGGCAGCATAAGAATAGAAAGAGCAACACCTCCGGCAATTGCCGAATAACCCCCCATTGTTAATACCAACATCCCGTATGCAAACACCCCTGCAAGAATTGAGGGAAGTCCTGTCAGCACTTTGGCTGCAAACCTGACAGCATTGGCAAAACCATTGTCCATATCTGACTGAGACAGATAGATTGCACCTAGTACTCCTATGGGGACACTAATCATCAAGGCTAATGTAACCATGATGAAAGTTCCTAAAATTGCGTTTCCAAAACCGCCACCCTCTTCCATCGGCGATGGCGGCAATTGAGTAAAAATGCCGAAATTCAAATTGTGGCTGCCTTTCCATATAAGCATCCATAAGACGGAAAACAGCGGAAGCAACGCTGCAAGAGTTAAAACGGTAATGAAAGCAATTAGTAGATGATTGAATAAAGTCCTGGGCTTAAGAAGGGATCTTTCCAGCTCGGCAACGTCAATATCCCCATACGTGTTCAAATTCTTACCTGCCGGAGAAAGTGATGCGGGCTTCAGTTGCGTTTCCTTATCTCTGGTGGCCATTATCTGC
This sequence is a window from Nitrospirota bacterium. Protein-coding genes within it:
- the pstB gene encoding phosphate ABC transporter ATP-binding protein, translated to MSTQAVMSHNTGDNDVVIDCNIKDLHYGTFKAVRDTHIPIKRNRITAFIGPSGCGKSTVLRCLNRMNDIVRGFRFRGHVHFVGRDIYHPSVDAVSVRRFIGMVFQQPNPFAMSVYNNVAFGLKLNRYKGSVAEKVEEALRRAALWDEVSDKLQKSGLSLSGGQQQRLCIARAIATDPQVLLMDEPCSALDPIATRKIEELMLELKTRYTIAIVTHNLQQAQRVADDTGFLYVDTSEGGRTGYLVEFGDSRQIFDDPKEKYTKEYISGQFS
- the pstA gene encoding phosphate ABC transporter permease PstA, which gives rise to MATRDKETQLKPASLSPAGKNLNTYGDIDVAELERSLLKPRTLFNHLLIAFITVLTLAALLPLFSVLWMLIWKGSHNLNFGIFTQLPPSPMEEGGGFGNAILGTFIMVTLALMISVPIGVLGAIYLSQSDMDNGFANAVRFAAKVLTGLPSILAGVFAYGMLVLTMGGYSAIAGGVALSILMLPTIILTSEEAIRMVPLKMKEAAIGMGTTEAQTVWMVLLPTALPGILTGVILALARAAGETAPLLFTALFSNYWPGLNGLTDLKQPTASLAVLIYNFAGVPFENQVNLAWTAALVLVGMVLITNLTGQFFSRRRIMNQ